One stretch of Caldinitratiruptor microaerophilus DNA includes these proteins:
- the ppdK gene encoding pyruvate, phosphate dikinase: protein MSKKYVYLFQEGDASQRQLLGGKGANLAEMTRIGLPVPPGFTITTEACNEYLASGKQFPAGLWEQVEEKLAELERQVGKRFGGRPPLLVSVRSGAPVSMPGMMDTILNLGLNDTTVEYHAEATGDPRFAWDCYRRFIQMFGNVVLGIAHHRFEEIFFEHKRRAGVEADYQVPAEALRRVVEDYKALVRQEAGREFPQEPREQLRLAIQAVFESWNNPRAIVYRQVNKIPDDLGTAVNVQSMVFGNMGMDSGTGVVFTRNPSTGAKEFYGEYLLNAQGEDVVAGIRTPQPVAVLERELPAAYDQLYRVCHLLEQHFKEMQDIEFTIERGKLYMLQCRTGKRTAQAAIKIAVDMVHEGLITREEALLRVEPAQVEKILYRSVDPNAQLDVLATGLPASPGAAVGEAVFDPDRAEQLAREGRRVILVRPETTPDDIHGIVAAQGVLTSRGGMTSHAAIVARGMGKPAVVGCEAIRIDLAGRSFSVNGRTVREGDVISLDGGTGNVMWGAVPLVDPELSPEFRELLAWADEVRTLGVRANADTPVDAQKAREFGAEGIGLCRTEHMFGQGGYHPERMPVVQEMVLAETAEERRAALDKLLPMQREDFYGIFKAMEGLPVTIRLLDPPLHEFLPHQEQLAVEVAVLRATGGDPAQLEQKERLLRKVRALAEMNPMLGFRGCRLGMIFPEIYEMQARAIFEAAVQLVREGLRVEPEVMIPLVSHVEELRRMRQLVEKTAEAVFAETGVRVRYTVGTMIEVPRACVTADEIAAEAEFFSFGTNDLTQTAFGFSRDDAEGKFLAAYLQQKVLRENPFVALDQPGVGRLMEIAVELGRKTRPDIKLGICGEHGGEPSSVDFCHRAGLTYVSASPLRVPIARLAAAQAAIRHGRR, encoded by the coding sequence GTGAGTAAGAAGTACGTCTACCTGTTCCAAGAGGGGGACGCCAGCCAGCGCCAGCTCCTGGGGGGCAAGGGCGCCAACCTGGCGGAGATGACGCGCATCGGGCTGCCGGTGCCGCCGGGCTTCACCATCACCACCGAGGCGTGCAACGAGTACCTGGCGTCGGGCAAGCAGTTCCCCGCCGGGCTGTGGGAGCAGGTCGAGGAGAAGCTCGCCGAGCTCGAGCGCCAGGTGGGCAAGCGCTTCGGCGGCCGGCCGCCTCTCCTCGTGTCCGTCCGTTCCGGTGCGCCCGTCTCGATGCCCGGCATGATGGATACGATTCTGAATCTGGGTCTGAACGATACAACCGTCGAGTACCACGCGGAGGCCACCGGCGACCCGCGCTTCGCCTGGGACTGCTACCGCCGGTTCATCCAGATGTTCGGCAACGTGGTCCTGGGGATCGCGCACCACCGGTTCGAGGAGATCTTCTTCGAGCACAAGCGCCGGGCGGGCGTCGAGGCGGACTACCAGGTGCCGGCCGAGGCGCTGCGCCGCGTCGTGGAGGACTACAAGGCCCTCGTCCGGCAGGAGGCCGGCCGCGAGTTCCCGCAGGAGCCGCGGGAGCAGCTGCGGCTGGCCATCCAGGCCGTGTTCGAGTCCTGGAACAACCCGCGGGCCATCGTGTACCGCCAGGTGAACAAGATCCCCGACGACCTCGGCACCGCCGTCAACGTCCAGTCGATGGTCTTCGGCAACATGGGCATGGACAGCGGCACCGGCGTCGTCTTCACCCGTAACCCGTCGACCGGGGCCAAGGAGTTCTACGGCGAGTACCTGCTGAACGCCCAGGGTGAGGACGTCGTGGCCGGCATCCGGACCCCGCAGCCCGTCGCCGTGCTCGAGCGCGAGCTGCCCGCGGCCTACGACCAGCTCTACCGGGTCTGCCATCTCCTCGAGCAGCACTTCAAGGAGATGCAGGACATCGAGTTCACCATCGAGCGCGGCAAGCTGTACATGCTCCAGTGCCGGACCGGCAAGCGAACGGCCCAGGCGGCCATCAAGATCGCCGTGGACATGGTGCACGAGGGGCTCATCACCCGGGAGGAGGCGCTCCTGCGGGTGGAGCCGGCGCAGGTCGAGAAGATCCTGTACCGGTCGGTCGACCCGAACGCCCAGCTCGACGTCCTGGCCACGGGCCTGCCCGCCTCGCCGGGCGCGGCGGTCGGCGAGGCCGTCTTCGACCCCGACCGGGCCGAGCAGCTCGCCCGGGAGGGCCGCCGGGTGATCCTCGTGCGCCCCGAGACCACGCCAGACGACATCCACGGCATCGTCGCCGCCCAGGGCGTCCTCACCAGCCGCGGGGGCATGACGAGCCACGCGGCGATCGTCGCCCGGGGCATGGGCAAGCCCGCCGTGGTCGGGTGCGAGGCGATCCGGATCGACCTCGCCGGCCGGTCCTTCTCGGTCAACGGTCGAACGGTCCGCGAGGGGGATGTGATCTCATTGGACGGCGGCACCGGGAACGTGATGTGGGGCGCGGTGCCGCTCGTGGACCCCGAGCTTTCCCCCGAGTTCCGGGAGCTCCTCGCCTGGGCCGACGAGGTCCGGACGCTGGGGGTCCGGGCCAACGCCGACACCCCGGTAGACGCCCAGAAGGCCCGGGAGTTCGGCGCCGAGGGCATCGGGCTCTGCCGCACGGAGCACATGTTCGGCCAGGGCGGGTACCACCCCGAACGCATGCCGGTCGTGCAGGAGATGGTGCTGGCGGAGACCGCGGAGGAGCGCCGGGCGGCCCTGGACAAGCTCCTGCCGATGCAGCGGGAGGACTTCTACGGCATCTTCAAGGCGATGGAGGGGCTCCCGGTCACCATCCGCCTCCTGGACCCGCCGCTGCACGAGTTCCTCCCGCACCAGGAGCAGCTCGCCGTCGAAGTCGCGGTCCTGCGGGCCACGGGAGGCGACCCCGCCCAGCTGGAGCAGAAGGAGCGGCTCCTGCGCAAGGTGCGGGCGCTGGCGGAGATGAACCCGATGCTCGGCTTCCGCGGCTGCCGCCTCGGCATGATCTTCCCGGAGATCTACGAGATGCAGGCCCGGGCGATCTTCGAGGCCGCGGTGCAGCTCGTCCGCGAGGGGCTCAGGGTGGAGCCGGAGGTGATGATCCCGCTCGTCAGCCACGTGGAGGAGCTGCGGCGGATGCGGCAGCTGGTCGAGAAGACCGCCGAGGCCGTGTTCGCCGAGACCGGGGTCCGGGTGCGGTACACCGTCGGCACCATGATCGAGGTGCCGCGGGCGTGCGTCACGGCCGACGAGATCGCCGCGGAGGCCGAGTTCTTCTCCTTCGGCACCAACGACCTCACCCAGACCGCCTTCGGCTTCAGCCGCGACGACGCCGAGGGCAAGTTCCTGGCCGCCTACCTGCAGCAGAAGGTGCTCCGTGAGAATCCGTTCGTGGCGCTCGACCAGCCCGGCGTGGGCAGGCTCATGGAGATCGCCGTCGAGCTGGGCCGCAAGACCCGGCCG
- a CDS encoding pyruvate, water dikinase regulatory protein: protein MAGRPLVFIVSDSVGETAELVTRAAAAQFDGGRVEIRRFPMVDNPADIDEVVEQARHQPTLIVYTLIVPEIREHMRRRAAELGIPAVDIMGPMLDGLRQVTGVEPHLRPGLVHRLDEDYFLRVEAVEFAVKYDDGKDPRGCLKADAVILGVSRSSKTPVSMYLAHRKVKVANIPLVPEVPLPEEVYQVPHKVVGLWVDPHKLLQIREERLRTIGLRADANYANLDRIMQELQYAEEVYRRLGCPVIDVTNKAVEETAVRVLEIIHHRRAQARE from the coding sequence ATGGCCGGCAGGCCGCTCGTCTTCATCGTGTCCGATTCGGTGGGGGAAACGGCCGAGCTGGTGACGCGCGCAGCCGCGGCGCAGTTCGACGGCGGGCGGGTGGAGATCCGCCGCTTTCCGATGGTTGACAACCCGGCGGACATCGATGAGGTGGTGGAGCAGGCCCGGCACCAACCGACCCTCATCGTGTACACGCTCATCGTCCCGGAGATCCGGGAGCACATGCGGCGCCGGGCCGCGGAGCTGGGCATCCCGGCGGTGGACATCATGGGGCCGATGCTCGACGGGCTGCGGCAGGTCACCGGCGTCGAGCCGCACCTGCGGCCCGGCCTCGTCCACCGTCTGGACGAGGACTACTTCCTGCGCGTCGAGGCCGTGGAGTTCGCGGTGAAGTACGACGACGGCAAGGACCCACGCGGCTGCCTGAAGGCCGATGCCGTGATCCTCGGCGTGTCGCGCAGCTCGAAGACGCCGGTGAGCATGTATCTGGCCCACCGCAAGGTGAAGGTGGCGAACATCCCGCTGGTCCCCGAGGTACCCCTGCCGGAGGAGGTCTACCAGGTCCCTCACAAGGTGGTGGGGCTGTGGGTGGATCCCCACAAGCTGCTGCAGATCCGGGAGGAGCGGCTGCGGACCATCGGGCTCCGCGCCGACGCGAACTACGCGAACCTCGACCGGATCATGCAGGAGCTGCAGTACGCCGAGGAGGTCTACCGCCGGCTGGGGTGCCCGGTCATCGACGTCACCAACAAGGCGGTGGAGGAGACCGCCGTCCGGGTGCTCGAGATCATCCACCACAGGAGGGCCCAGGCACGTGAGTAA
- a CDS encoding helix-turn-helix domain-containing protein produces MQAGGKRSIGRRQCRFLQALMTIGGSAEVADVAARSGLTRTEVLQLIGALVERNLVEFGGGRVWIPPGQASHIAGLLRVWCRSGTETHRIPDCLLDILTDRGPLTLRELADAAGVSYTTVHKVVTALEGEGKVEKAPIVGPGGRVVVRIPGDTRAPAAISSESHKRRWGELRRLAGRIRR; encoded by the coding sequence GTGCAGGCAGGCGGGAAGCGGTCGATCGGGCGGCGTCAGTGTCGGTTCCTGCAAGCGCTCATGACGATCGGAGGTTCGGCTGAGGTTGCCGACGTGGCGGCGCGCAGCGGATTGACGCGAACAGAGGTGCTGCAGCTGATCGGTGCACTGGTGGAGCGGAACCTGGTCGAGTTCGGCGGGGGTCGGGTGTGGATTCCGCCGGGGCAAGCGAGCCACATCGCAGGACTGCTGCGCGTTTGGTGCCGATCCGGGACGGAGACTCATCGCATTCCAGATTGTCTGCTCGATATTTTGACCGATCGGGGCCCGCTGACGTTACGGGAGCTGGCCGATGCGGCCGGCGTTTCCTACACGACAGTACACAAGGTGGTGACCGCTCTCGAGGGGGAAGGCAAGGTCGAAAAGGCGCCGATCGTCGGGCCAGGTGGCCGGGTGGTGGTGCGAATTCCCGGAGACACCCGGGCGCCGGCAGCAATCTCCTCGGAGAGCCACAAGAGGAGATGGGGTGAACTGCGGCGACTGGCCGGGAGGATCCGCCGCTGA
- the fliG gene encoding flagellar motor switch protein FliG, whose protein sequence is MRQGKSASPRGLQKAAVFLIAIGPELAARVFRHMEQDEVELLSLEIARQRQVLPAHRDAVLHEFYQLAVAQEYISTGGLEYARALLERALGPAKAGEIVERLVASLQVRPFDFARKTDPSQLLSFLQGEHPQTIALVLAYLRPEQAATILSALPPERQVDVVRRIAIMDRTSPDVLQEIERVLERQVVSLTGANLAVAGGVDALVEVLNRVDRTTERTIVESLLVLSPDLAEEVKKRLFLFEDIVHLDDRSLQRVLREVDMNRDLPLALKTASDEVKQKIFRNISKRAGENLRENIELLGPVRLRDVEEAQAKIVNIIRRLEEQEEIVISRGGKDEVLV, encoded by the coding sequence GTGCGCCAGGGCAAAAGCGCTTCCCCGCGCGGCCTGCAGAAGGCGGCCGTGTTCCTGATCGCCATCGGACCGGAACTGGCGGCGCGGGTGTTCCGGCACATGGAGCAGGACGAGGTGGAGCTACTAAGTCTGGAGATCGCCCGGCAGCGGCAGGTGCTGCCGGCGCACCGGGACGCGGTGCTGCACGAGTTCTATCAGCTGGCCGTGGCGCAGGAGTACATCAGCACGGGCGGTCTGGAGTACGCCCGGGCGTTGCTGGAGAGGGCCCTGGGGCCGGCGAAGGCAGGTGAGATCGTCGAACGCCTGGTGGCTTCCTTGCAGGTGCGCCCCTTCGATTTCGCCCGCAAGACCGATCCTTCCCAGCTTCTCTCATTTCTGCAGGGAGAACACCCGCAGACGATTGCCCTGGTCCTGGCCTATCTCCGGCCCGAGCAGGCAGCGACGATCCTGTCAGCGTTGCCACCCGAACGGCAGGTGGACGTGGTGCGGCGGATTGCGATCATGGACCGGACGAGCCCAGACGTGCTGCAGGAAATAGAACGGGTGCTCGAACGCCAGGTGGTGTCCTTGACCGGGGCAAATCTGGCGGTTGCTGGCGGGGTGGACGCGCTGGTCGAAGTGCTCAATCGGGTGGACCGGACGACCGAGCGAACGATTGTGGAGTCGCTCTTGGTGCTGAGCCCGGACCTGGCGGAGGAGGTCAAGAAGCGGCTGTTCCTGTTCGAGGACATCGTGCACCTGGACGACCGGTCGCTGCAACGGGTGCTGCGGGAAGTGGACATGAACCGCGACCTCCCGCTGGCGTTGAAGACCGCGAGCGACGAGGTGAAGCAAAAGATCTTCAGGAACATCTCGAAGCGGGCGGGCGAGAACCTGCGAGAGAACATCGAACTGCTGGGGCCGGTGCGGCTGCGGGACGTGGAAGAAGCGCAGGCGAAGATCGTGAACATCATCCGGCGGCTGGAGGAGCAGGAGGAGATCGTCATCAGCCGTGGGGGCAAGGACGAGGTCCTCGTGTGA
- a CDS encoding chemotaxis protein CheX, whose product MKAEFINPFLVAAQEVLQAEASATVRKGTVTIQNSPLMSDDVTVLIGVVGRVKGIVLYSMSEKTAKEIVGAIINEPVRVLDSMVESAVGELGNVITGRASMELEKLECPVTIAPPSVVVGKNTVISTLQIRRLVIPLVTQYGDIVVHVALSDVQDG is encoded by the coding sequence ATGAAGGCGGAATTCATCAATCCCTTCCTCGTGGCAGCACAGGAAGTCTTGCAGGCGGAAGCATCAGCAACCGTACGCAAGGGCACGGTGACGATTCAGAACTCACCGCTCATGTCCGACGACGTGACGGTTCTCATCGGAGTGGTTGGCCGGGTCAAGGGTATCGTACTTTACAGCATGTCGGAGAAAACGGCAAAGGAGATCGTCGGGGCAATCATCAACGAGCCGGTACGGGTGCTGGACAGCATGGTGGAGAGCGCGGTCGGCGAACTGGGGAACGTGATCACGGGCCGGGCGAGCATGGAACTGGAGAAGCTCGAGTGCCCAGTGACCATCGCCCCGCCGTCCGTGGTGGTGGGGAAGAACACGGTGATCTCGACACTGCAGATCCGGCGGCTGGTGATTCCGCTCGTGACCCAGTACGGGGACATCGTGGTGCACGTGGCGCTCAGTGACGTGCAGGACGGCTAA
- a CDS encoding response regulator, whose protein sequence is MATILVADDSIFMRKKISSLLARNGYQPEEASGGEEACAKYGRLRPALVIMNVVMPGMDGLTATRVIRSSDPNARIIVMSALKGEHVLRDAIRAGAMAFLSKPVEPSLLLQLVRSLSTTGPGFEPADNGQQAVERRDTSTGSPTRC, encoded by the coding sequence ATGGCAACGATTCTGGTGGCCGATGACTCGATCTTCATGAGGAAGAAGATCTCGTCCCTGCTCGCAAGAAACGGATATCAACCGGAGGAAGCAAGCGGTGGCGAAGAGGCTTGCGCCAAGTACGGCAGGCTCCGGCCTGCGCTGGTGATCATGAACGTCGTGATGCCAGGGATGGATGGGCTCACGGCGACCCGGGTGATTCGCAGCAGCGACCCTAACGCCAGGATCATCGTTATGAGTGCGCTCAAGGGGGAGCACGTTCTGCGGGATGCGATTCGCGCCGGCGCGATGGCTTTCCTGAGCAAACCCGTCGAGCCCTCGCTCCTGCTGCAGCTGGTCCGGTCTCTCTCCACAACGGGTCCGGGATTTGAGCCTGCGGACAACGGGCAACAAGCAGTGGAGAGAAGAGATACGTCGACTGGCAGTCCGACCCGGTGCTGA
- a CDS encoding methyl-accepting chemotaxis protein: MLADAAAELKETVQRVLHTSLYPTLRQMEEHQSAQQQQIELLASVVGELENRSGVLRSGMQEQARLTQIALAEFERIAEAAGAAASVAQESAASSSGAAQALRGAMQRFDQVSAQLQRLQEVVMAWARHMEHLGAQTERIAGFIDTVGRIARQTNLLAFNAAIQAAQAGEHGRGFAVVAEEVRRLSDQTSAAAKDVATLVREIVTGIGRSMSDMHEATQVLGELVQGARAASAALSGAGEAAGTSAARMRTIVEATQSLSDSVSRLRQELESLANVAARQAESAARAAEDGVRLRALAEQVARTAAAGREVSAAVTRSVQGLAGDLAQSVELFEHLAAGSAPGEDGNEKGVRG, translated from the coding sequence ATGCTCGCAGATGCGGCAGCCGAGCTGAAAGAGACCGTGCAGCGAGTGCTTCACACATCGCTCTACCCGACTCTTCGCCAGATGGAGGAGCACCAGTCGGCCCAGCAGCAACAGATTGAGCTTCTGGCATCCGTCGTCGGGGAACTGGAGAACCGCTCCGGGGTGCTGCGTTCCGGCATGCAGGAGCAGGCGCGCTTGACCCAGATTGCCCTGGCGGAGTTCGAGCGCATCGCGGAGGCTGCCGGCGCCGCGGCAAGCGTTGCTCAGGAAAGTGCGGCGTCCTCCTCCGGTGCCGCTCAGGCCTTGCGGGGTGCCATGCAGCGGTTCGACCAGGTGTCGGCGCAATTGCAGCGGCTCCAAGAGGTCGTCATGGCATGGGCCCGGCACATGGAACACCTGGGGGCACAAACAGAACGGATTGCGGGGTTCATCGACACGGTCGGTCGCATCGCGCGCCAGACCAACCTGCTGGCGTTCAACGCCGCCATCCAGGCAGCCCAGGCCGGAGAGCACGGGCGCGGCTTCGCCGTGGTGGCAGAAGAAGTGAGGCGCCTGTCGGACCAGACCTCCGCGGCAGCCAAGGACGTCGCCACGCTGGTGCGCGAAATCGTGACCGGCATCGGACGCAGCATGTCGGACATGCATGAGGCAACCCAAGTACTGGGAGAGCTGGTACAGGGTGCACGTGCCGCCTCCGCTGCTCTGTCGGGAGCCGGCGAGGCCGCCGGAACGAGTGCCGCGCGCATGCGTACCATCGTCGAAGCCACCCAGAGCCTGTCGGATTCTGTCTCTCGATTGCGGCAGGAACTCGAGTCTTTGGCGAACGTCGCGGCGCGCCAGGCAGAGAGCGCAGCCAGAGCAGCGGAAGACGGCGTGCGCCTTCGGGCACTTGCTGAACAGGTGGCGCGTACCGCCGCGGCAGGGCGGGAGGTTTCTGCAGCCGTCACCCGCTCCGTGCAGGGCCTGGCGGGTGACCTTGCCCAGTCGGTGGAGCTCTTCGAGCACCTCGCAGCTGGGTCTGCACCTGGAGAAGATGGGAACGAGAAGGGCGTACGGGGATGA
- a CDS encoding chemotaxis protein CheW: protein MSMLPDDQSSLLADFVVESLEQLSAAEDSLLQLEEQPERVDLIRGLMRSFHTIKGNSAYLGLREISDLAHRLETLLEPVQQRTGSLDEGVINELLSGVDRLRALVQRAAAAGQATDGEAETAAREVVDGAENRYLIFRVGSLEMALPLKQVVEVTRPVPVTRLPYVPPHVAGVVNLRGLVVPLVDLERRLWGTSGEGSIQHLVVVSWGRGRLALGVQQVVAVTELDEQEAYESSGRDWYGTRVILHRGTPVALLELERVLGDTAGEGGRLRSV, encoded by the coding sequence ATGTCCATGCTTCCGGACGACCAGTCCAGCCTGCTGGCGGATTTCGTGGTCGAATCCCTGGAGCAACTGTCGGCGGCCGAAGACAGCCTGCTTCAACTCGAAGAGCAGCCCGAGCGGGTGGACCTGATCCGAGGGCTGATGCGCTCGTTTCACACCATCAAGGGGAACAGTGCGTACCTGGGCTTGCGGGAGATCTCCGACCTGGCCCACCGCCTCGAGACGTTGCTGGAACCCGTGCAGCAGAGAACCGGGTCCCTCGACGAAGGCGTGATCAACGAACTCCTGTCCGGGGTGGACCGCCTGCGAGCCCTGGTGCAGCGCGCTGCAGCCGCAGGGCAGGCGACCGACGGAGAGGCCGAGACAGCAGCTCGTGAAGTGGTTGACGGAGCCGAGAACCGCTACCTCATTTTCCGGGTCGGTTCTCTGGAGATGGCCCTGCCACTGAAGCAGGTCGTGGAGGTGACCCGCCCGGTACCCGTGACCCGCCTGCCGTACGTGCCGCCACACGTCGCGGGCGTGGTGAACCTGCGGGGTCTCGTGGTGCCGCTGGTGGACCTCGAGCGACGTCTATGGGGCACCTCGGGCGAGGGCTCTATTCAGCACCTTGTGGTGGTGTCGTGGGGACGGGGGCGGCTCGCACTCGGGGTGCAGCAGGTGGTAGCGGTGACGGAACTGGACGAACAGGAGGCGTACGAGAGCAGCGGACGTGATTGGTACGGCACGCGGGTGATCTTGCACCGCGGCACACCGGTTGCGCTCTTGGAGCTGGAGCGCGTGCTCGGCGATACGGCCGGAGAAGGGGGGCGTCTTCGATCTGTTTGA
- a CDS encoding response regulator — protein sequence MKRILVVDDSNMTRKMVISILSREGYQVDSAGNGLEALERLYQTAYDLVITDINMPQMDGLEFLRQVRQESQYGRLPVLVLSSNSSPEEVQRTMRAGASLYLIKPAPPEKLLESVRALLKAG from the coding sequence ATGAAGCGCATTTTGGTTGTGGATGATTCGAACATGACGCGGAAGATGGTGATCTCCATCCTAAGCCGGGAGGGCTACCAGGTGGACAGCGCCGGCAACGGACTGGAGGCGCTGGAGCGTCTCTACCAGACGGCATACGACCTCGTGATCACCGACATCAACATGCCGCAGATGGACGGCCTGGAGTTCCTGCGGCAGGTGAGGCAGGAGAGCCAGTACGGCCGCTTGCCGGTCCTGGTGCTCTCCTCCAACAGCAGTCCGGAGGAGGTCCAGCGCACCATGCGCGCAGGGGCCAGCTTGTACCTGATCAAGCCGGCCCCGCCCGAAAAGCTCCTGGAAAGCGTGCGCGCTCTACTCAAGGCGGGATGA
- a CDS encoding CheR family methyltransferase: protein MSGPGQSTVGPVLSDAEYRSLCEWVYLQTGMVFDDRRRDVVENRLGARMQQHSGLSVQQYLRRLAVDEREAREFLDLLTVNETYFFRDLPQMTVFRQVLEEMVAERRQVPLGRLRVWSAGCSIGCEPYTLAMCIQEELDRQRVSLEWHVLGTDISPSSLEVAESALYSDREVRDVPPDLLKKYFRRRDTWWEFSHPCKNRVQFRYSNLLRPGREVQGAFDIVFCRNVLIYFDDASRRQVAETLFDLMVPGGYLFLGASESMSRISRAFQLRRVGSGFVYIRP, encoded by the coding sequence ATGAGCGGCCCGGGGCAGTCTACCGTGGGCCCGGTGCTGAGCGATGCCGAGTACCGCAGCCTGTGCGAGTGGGTATACCTGCAAACCGGGATGGTATTCGATGACAGGCGGCGTGACGTTGTCGAGAACCGTCTCGGAGCGAGGATGCAACAGCACTCTGGCCTGTCCGTGCAGCAGTACTTGCGGCGCCTGGCGGTAGACGAACGCGAGGCCCGAGAGTTCCTCGACCTGCTCACGGTCAACGAGACCTACTTCTTCCGGGACCTGCCCCAGATGACCGTGTTTCGACAGGTGCTGGAGGAGATGGTCGCGGAGAGGCGGCAGGTGCCGCTCGGGCGGCTTCGGGTGTGGAGTGCCGGATGCTCCATCGGGTGCGAGCCATACACCCTGGCGATGTGCATCCAAGAAGAGCTGGATCGACAGCGGGTGTCCTTGGAGTGGCACGTGCTCGGCACGGACATCAGCCCCTCGAGCCTCGAGGTCGCAGAGTCTGCCCTCTACAGCGACCGAGAGGTCCGGGACGTTCCGCCGGACCTTCTGAAGAAGTACTTCCGGCGCCGCGACACCTGGTGGGAGTTCTCCCATCCCTGCAAGAACCGGGTGCAATTCCGGTATTCCAACCTTCTCCGTCCTGGCCGAGAGGTCCAGGGAGCCTTCGACATCGTGTTCTGTCGGAATGTCCTAATCTACTTTGATGATGCCTCCCGGCGGCAGGTAGCGGAGACCCTGTTCGATCTCATGGTACCTGGCGGTTACCTCTTCTTGGGAGCCTCAGAGTCGATGAGCCGGATTTCCCGGGCGTTCCAGCTCCGGCGGGTAGGGTCGGGGTTCGTGTACATCCGGCCGTAG
- a CDS encoding HEAT repeat domain-containing protein, with the protein MELRSLLEQARNGDVQVRRSAMRQLARYPVPEALTALVAGLCDEPAVADAAAHSLLRIGGEAAARAVVPLLAHEEVRPRSVALDVLIGLGRTAGPVLVELLGHPDRELRKMAAEVLAQGTYVEACPALEAVLDDPDPVVRAAAAAAVAALGCRGAAQHLVQRLAEEREDWVRFALAGAVARLASPNEVQALLEEMPDGALADLVRTELRHRLEGAAVEEEAWG; encoded by the coding sequence TTGGAACTCCGGTCTCTGCTTGAGCAGGCTCGTAACGGCGATGTGCAGGTCCGGCGCAGTGCGATGCGGCAGCTGGCCCGGTACCCTGTCCCGGAGGCCCTGACGGCACTGGTCGCCGGTCTCTGCGATGAGCCCGCCGTGGCCGACGCCGCTGCGCACAGCCTCCTCCGCATCGGCGGCGAGGCAGCGGCCCGAGCCGTGGTGCCTCTGCTTGCTCACGAAGAAGTCCGACCCCGCAGCGTCGCTCTGGATGTCCTGATCGGTCTCGGTCGTACGGCCGGCCCCGTACTGGTGGAACTGCTGGGGCATCCCGACCGGGAGCTGAGGAAAATGGCAGCCGAGGTACTCGCTCAGGGGACCTACGTGGAAGCTTGCCCTGCGCTGGAGGCCGTTCTTGACGATCCCGATCCGGTGGTGCGTGCAGCGGCCGCTGCCGCCGTGGCGGCCCTCGGATGCAGGGGCGCGGCGCAGCACCTCGTCCAACGCCTGGCCGAAGAGCGGGAGGACTGGGTGCGCTTCGCCCTGGCCGGCGCCGTGGCCCGGCTTGCATCGCCGAATGAGGTGCAGGCCCTCCTGGAGGAGATGCCCGACGGCGCTCTGGCGGACCTGGTGCGGACCGAACTTCGGCATCGCCTGGAAGGGGCGGCGGTGGAAGAGGAGGCATGGGGATGA